One Bdellovibrio bacteriovorus str. Tiberius DNA segment encodes these proteins:
- a CDS encoding sigma-70 family RNA polymerase sigma factor: protein MEKPLYFNEWEPSFSQHRPYLISFTFRMTGSLAEAEDLVQDVFIEAAKTDPSTIESHKSWLTKICSHRALDLLKSAYKQRESYSGTWLPDAVPDSLQYWNLPEADSADKNLIITESLTTSFLLLLERLNPEERAVYLLNEIFEYSFKEISEFLNKSEAACRKIAQRAREFISTNKKRFEPAEGANPTKLISQFFETARTGNTEALSLLLSDSSEFWADGGGKISAVPHILRTPFDIARFFAGIYSSRVKPPYEMKMELHPVSGRPGVVISKKLPSGDWAFETLISFEFEDGKIARIYSQRNPDKLARLTSLR from the coding sequence ATGGAAAAACCGCTTTATTTTAATGAATGGGAACCGTCTTTTTCACAGCACCGTCCCTATTTGATATCCTTCACTTTCAGAATGACCGGAAGTCTGGCCGAAGCCGAAGACCTGGTTCAGGATGTCTTTATTGAGGCGGCGAAAACCGACCCTTCCACTATAGAAAGCCACAAATCCTGGCTGACCAAGATATGTTCACACCGCGCGCTGGATCTGCTGAAATCCGCATATAAACAGCGGGAATCTTATTCCGGAACCTGGCTTCCGGATGCGGTGCCTGACAGCCTTCAATATTGGAACTTGCCGGAAGCAGATTCCGCCGACAAGAATCTGATTATAACAGAGAGCCTGACCACAAGCTTTCTGCTATTGCTGGAGCGCTTAAACCCTGAAGAGCGCGCCGTCTATCTGTTGAATGAAATCTTTGAATACTCATTCAAGGAAATCTCTGAGTTCTTAAACAAGTCCGAGGCCGCCTGCAGAAAGATCGCGCAAAGAGCGCGAGAGTTTATTTCCACGAATAAGAAGCGCTTTGAACCTGCCGAAGGTGCAAATCCCACAAAGCTGATTTCGCAGTTCTTTGAAACTGCCCGAACCGGCAATACTGAAGCACTTAGTCTGCTTTTATCTGACAGTTCTGAATTTTGGGCAGATGGTGGTGGGAAGATCTCGGCTGTTCCGCACATCCTGCGCACACCATTTGATATTGCGCGGTTCTTTGCGGGTATCTATTCTTCCCGCGTGAAGCCGCCTTATGAAATGAAAATGGAACTGCACCCGGTCAGTGGACGTCCGGGTGTGGTGATTTCTAAAAAGCTTCCTTCGGGTGATTGGGCCTTTGAAACCCTGATTTCATTTGAATTTGAAGATGGAAAGATTGCCCGAATTTACTCCCAAAGAAATCCGGACAAACTGGCACGCCTGACTTCGCTCCGCTAA
- a CDS encoding FBP domain-containing protein translates to MKLFDLIMGLEYSKSMIKSHSNNFQAEHSFSISSEDELVKSFRVRDQKKLVLPGNLKFPLNIRSYFTWKESSGVYTYLVMKMPNWDLPKGVAFKRTASSGEPTGGLCNWCNAYGSSEEIGLLSVAMSANVSNSYMICQDLRCIEKIEEAAMLAGKDPEKNITELYYKMSKLFENISNYRPD, encoded by the coding sequence TTGAAATTGTTCGATTTGATCATGGGCTTGGAATATTCTAAGTCCATGATTAAATCTCACAGCAATAATTTCCAGGCCGAACATTCCTTTTCGATCAGCTCTGAAGATGAGCTGGTGAAATCGTTCCGTGTGCGTGATCAGAAAAAATTGGTTCTGCCGGGGAATTTGAAGTTCCCCCTGAACATCCGCTCTTACTTCACGTGGAAAGAGTCCTCTGGAGTTTACACCTATCTGGTCATGAAAATGCCCAACTGGGATCTTCCCAAAGGTGTGGCGTTTAAACGAACCGCTTCCAGCGGTGAGCCCACGGGCGGTCTTTGCAACTGGTGCAATGCTTATGGTTCGTCAGAAGAAATCGGCCTGCTTTCGGTTGCGATGAGCGCCAATGTCAGTAACTCCTACATGATCTGTCAGGACCTGCGCTGTATTGAAAAGATTGAAGAAGCGGCAATGCTGGCGGGGAAAGATCCCGAGAAAAATATCACGGAGCTTTACTATAAGATGTCCAAGCTCTTTGAAAATATCAGCAACTATCGCCCGGACTAA
- a CDS encoding VOC family protein, translated as MKGEFWINLPSKDIEKSRKFYTELGFEMNTAHAAPHMVGMFLGSKKVVLNIFPDVMFKEFIGGSAVTESHESGEVLFSLGADSVAEVDDWASRAEKAGAKSFGDPGDKDGWMYGCGFADPDGHRWNILFMNMSKMPK; from the coding sequence ATGAAAGGCGAATTTTGGATCAATCTTCCTTCCAAGGATATTGAAAAAAGCCGTAAATTTTATACCGAGCTTGGTTTTGAAATGAACACCGCTCACGCGGCCCCCCACATGGTGGGAATGTTTTTGGGAAGCAAGAAGGTTGTGTTGAATATCTTCCCGGATGTGATGTTCAAAGAATTTATCGGTGGTTCTGCCGTGACAGAAAGCCATGAATCCGGAGAAGTGCTTTTTTCATTGGGTGCTGACTCTGTCGCGGAAGTGGATGATTGGGCCAGCCGAGCCGAAAAAGCCGGGGCCAAATCCTTTGGTGACCCCGGAGACAAAGACGGTTGGATGTACGGGTGTGGCTTTGCCGATCCGGACGGTCACCGCTGGAATATTTTATTTATGAACATGAGCAAGATGCCGAAATAG
- a CDS encoding SRPBCC family protein has product MAAKSKSNEIKITRIYDAPVKAVWDAWTDPAQVAKWWGPRGFTITTHSKDLRPGGHWAYTMHGPDGTNWENKTIYHEVVERSRLVYDHGGNDDRPPLFRVTATFQDVKGKTKLEMTMTLPTPEAAQETKKFIKAAGGNSTWDRLAEYLEKESSGHETFVINRSFEAPINTVFEMWTNPEHFAKWIPPTGFTMKFLRADIKTGGSTLCMMTNGQGVEFYSRAHYLEINRPDRIVYTQQFCDKDEKPSRHPLAPTWPESMKTTVLLTEEAPDETRVTITWEAHGTWTKEELATFVQGRAGMTQGWTGSFDKLEDLLAKE; this is encoded by the coding sequence ATGGCCGCAAAAAGTAAATCCAACGAAATCAAAATCACGCGAATTTACGATGCCCCGGTGAAAGCCGTATGGGATGCCTGGACGGATCCCGCCCAAGTTGCCAAATGGTGGGGTCCACGCGGATTCACAATCACCACTCACAGCAAAGACCTGCGCCCCGGCGGCCATTGGGCTTACACCATGCATGGACCCGATGGAACCAACTGGGAAAATAAAACCATTTATCACGAAGTCGTAGAACGTTCGCGACTGGTGTACGATCACGGAGGCAACGATGACAGGCCTCCTCTGTTCCGTGTGACGGCCACATTCCAGGATGTTAAAGGCAAAACCAAGCTTGAAATGACCATGACTTTGCCAACTCCGGAAGCGGCACAGGAAACCAAAAAGTTTATCAAAGCTGCTGGCGGCAATTCCACTTGGGACCGTCTGGCGGAATATCTGGAAAAAGAATCTTCAGGCCACGAGACATTTGTGATCAACCGTTCGTTTGAAGCACCGATCAACACGGTATTTGAAATGTGGACGAATCCCGAACACTTTGCCAAATGGATTCCACCGACGGGGTTCACCATGAAATTCCTGCGTGCGGATATTAAAACTGGCGGCAGCACGCTTTGCATGATGACTAACGGACAGGGCGTCGAATTCTATAGTCGCGCTCATTATCTGGAAATCAATCGCCCGGATCGCATCGTGTACACGCAACAGTTCTGCGACAAGGATGAAAAACCATCCCGTCACCCACTGGCGCCAACATGGCCCGAATCCATGAAAACCACGGTGCTTTTGACCGAGGAAGCTCCGGATGAAACCCGAGTCACAATCACCTGGGAAGCTCACGGGACTTGGACGAAAGAGGAACTGGCAACCTTTGTTCAGGGCCGCGCCGGAATGACGCAAGGATGGACTGGATCCTTCGACAAACTGGAAGATTTACTGGCGAAAGAGTAA
- a CDS encoding TetR/AcrR family transcriptional regulator yields the protein MEKGKKVRKAPLRKTRNLEKSRKEILDAAFWEVFTRGFQGVSIDDIVKKTSMTKGAFYHQFPTKLDLGYALVDEVIKPMTYARWIDPLKTYENPLEGILLQLKNLIGKADPQELRYGCPLNNLVQEMAPVDAGFKERLQDALNYWIDGMDQELKRAKKAGYLRDDINTRQVAHFVVMAHEGFYGMLKGLEDPKAFNALYDSLKRYFEILKA from the coding sequence ATGGAAAAAGGAAAAAAGGTGCGAAAAGCACCTCTTAGAAAGACCCGAAACCTGGAAAAGTCCCGCAAAGAGATTTTGGATGCGGCTTTTTGGGAGGTCTTTACCCGCGGATTTCAAGGGGTTAGCATCGATGACATTGTCAAAAAGACGTCGATGACCAAAGGGGCCTTTTACCATCAATTCCCGACAAAACTGGATCTGGGCTATGCCCTGGTGGATGAAGTCATCAAGCCCATGACCTATGCCCGCTGGATTGATCCGCTTAAAACCTATGAAAACCCCCTTGAAGGGATCTTGCTTCAGTTAAAAAACCTGATCGGTAAGGCAGATCCTCAGGAACTTCGCTATGGCTGTCCTTTAAATAATCTGGTGCAGGAAATGGCGCCGGTGGATGCTGGCTTTAAAGAGCGTCTGCAAGATGCGCTGAACTACTGGATTGATGGCATGGATCAGGAACTCAAGCGCGCCAAAAAAGCAGGTTATCTGCGTGACGACATCAACACCCGTCAGGTGGCGCATTTTGTGGTGATGGCCCATGAGGGCTTTTACGGGATGTTAAAGGGCCTTGAAGATCCCAAAGCCTTTAATGCCCTTTATGATTCTCTGAAAAGATATTTTGAAATTCTAAAAGCTTAG
- a CDS encoding carboxymuconolactone decarboxylase family protein — MHKARIQFAPMIQDQFQKLAQMSQSVEETLGESLFGLVHNRVSQINGCAFCLDMDVKKAKIRGERELRMYHVAVWRDSHLFTDKERAALEWSEAVTKLHGDNISDELYQRVREHFSEKELVHLTLGISVVNVWNRLNVAFRNPAGSADAFFGLDKAGL; from the coding sequence ATGCACAAAGCAAGAATTCAATTTGCACCCATGATTCAAGATCAGTTCCAAAAGCTCGCACAAATGAGCCAGTCCGTGGAAGAAACCCTTGGTGAAAGCCTGTTTGGTCTGGTTCATAACCGTGTTTCCCAGATCAACGGCTGTGCCTTCTGTCTGGATATGGATGTGAAAAAAGCCAAAATTCGCGGCGAGCGTGAACTGCGCATGTATCACGTTGCCGTCTGGCGCGATTCTCATCTGTTTACGGATAAGGAAAGAGCCGCTTTGGAATGGAGCGAGGCTGTCACCAAGCTGCATGGGGATAATATCAGTGATGAGCTGTATCAGCGTGTTCGTGAACACTTCTCTGAAAAGGAACTGGTTCATCTGACGTTGGGGATCAGCGTGGTGAATGTGTGGAACCGTCTGAATGTGGCTTTCCGCAATCCTGCCGGTTCTGCCGATGCTTTTTTCGGTCTTGATAAGGCGGGTCTATAG
- a CDS encoding SRPBCC family protein — protein sequence MNIDPKLDLVLERVIDLTPEQVWKGWTTPEILTKWFCPEPWKTIEAEVDLKPGGIFRTVMQSPEGDKYPNVGCFLEVEKNKKLVWTDVLAPGFRPVPTVESGAGFPMTAFILLEEHQGKTKYTAVARHRSEEDLKKHEAMGFHEGWGICADQLVKVMKSL from the coding sequence ATGAATATTGATCCAAAGCTTGATCTGGTGCTTGAGAGAGTTATTGATTTGACCCCTGAACAGGTATGGAAGGGCTGGACGACTCCAGAGATTCTGACCAAATGGTTCTGCCCGGAACCCTGGAAAACCATTGAGGCCGAAGTGGATCTGAAACCAGGCGGGATCTTCCGCACGGTGATGCAATCTCCGGAAGGTGACAAGTACCCGAATGTCGGCTGCTTCCTGGAAGTTGAAAAGAACAAAAAGCTTGTATGGACTGATGTTTTGGCTCCAGGATTCCGCCCGGTTCCGACCGTAGAATCCGGCGCGGGTTTCCCGATGACGGCCTTCATCTTGCTTGAAGAGCATCAGGGAAAAACCAAGTACACGGCCGTGGCTCGCCATCGCAGTGAAGAAGACTTGAAAAAACACGAAGCCATGGGCTTCCATGAAGGCTGGGGCATTTGTGCTGATCAGCTTGTGAAAGTGATGAAGAGTCTTTAA
- a CDS encoding type 1 glutamine amidotransferase family protein, whose product MAANDKKILIYLPDEYADWEGAYLMSELSQNKIPFTVVSETKNTITSIGSLEVQPQAAVSDFTADQVSALILIGGENWPNMDRNKDARALAAQVLKQNSVLAAICGATFALAQEGLLKDRKHTSNDLNMLKAFVPTYTEDANYQNQLAVTDGNLITASGAGPVDFTLELLRALDVYTEEKRQHWYNLFKNGTPPPAEFWT is encoded by the coding sequence ATGGCTGCTAACGACAAAAAGATTTTGATCTATCTTCCAGATGAATACGCGGACTGGGAAGGCGCTTACCTGATGAGCGAACTTTCCCAGAACAAGATTCCTTTTACCGTTGTGTCCGAAACGAAGAACACCATCACCTCCATCGGAAGCCTGGAAGTGCAGCCTCAGGCGGCTGTCTCAGACTTTACCGCAGATCAGGTGTCCGCTTTGATTCTGATCGGCGGGGAAAACTGGCCGAATATGGATCGCAATAAAGACGCGCGCGCACTGGCAGCCCAGGTTTTGAAGCAAAACTCTGTGCTGGCGGCGATCTGTGGGGCGACCTTTGCGCTGGCGCAAGAGGGCTTACTGAAAGACCGCAAACACACCAGCAATGATCTGAATATGCTAAAGGCCTTCGTGCCAACCTATACTGAAGACGCCAATTACCAGAACCAGCTTGCCGTTACGGATGGAAATCTGATCACGGCTTCCGGAGCAGGCCCGGTGGACTTCACGTTGGAGCTTTTGCGCGCTTTGGATGTTTACACCGAAGAAAAGCGTCAGCACTGGTATAACCTGTTCAAAAACGGAACTCCGCCACCGGCAGAGTTCTGGACATAG
- a CDS encoding SRPBCC family protein — protein MLIKVVVGVLVVVALFLAFIATRKGEFRYEAGEVIAAPPEKIFPYISDLKLGGEWSPFEKVDPNMKKEFIGEPNQVGSKMTFAGNKEAGAGSIEIIRIVPNELVQLRLLMTEPLAADNIVEYRLTPEGQGTRFSWSMSGDGGYVGKLVTFFIDCEKMITDQFRKGFENLKAIVEVR, from the coding sequence ATGTTGATCAAAGTGGTCGTGGGTGTTCTGGTTGTCGTGGCATTGTTCCTGGCCTTTATCGCCACTCGCAAGGGTGAATTTCGCTATGAAGCAGGCGAAGTGATAGCGGCTCCGCCGGAAAAGATCTTTCCCTATATTAGTGATTTGAAGCTGGGCGGGGAGTGGTCTCCATTTGAAAAAGTGGATCCGAACATGAAAAAAGAATTTATCGGTGAACCGAATCAAGTGGGCAGCAAGATGACTTTTGCTGGCAATAAAGAGGCTGGTGCCGGCTCAATTGAGATCATCCGAATTGTTCCCAATGAACTGGTGCAGCTTCGTCTGCTGATGACTGAACCTTTGGCCGCTGACAATATTGTGGAATATCGCCTGACACCCGAAGGACAAGGAACTCGTTTCAGCTGGTCCATGTCCGGTGATGGTGGCTATGTTGGAAAACTTGTTACATTCTTTATCGATTGCGAAAAAATGATCACGGATCAATTCCGCAAAGGCTTTGAAAACCTAAAAGCCATCGTGGAAGTAAGGTAA
- a CDS encoding metallophosphoesterase family protein — MMKWAFYLSAFVLTSSCAPFVDSPFSDNLLRPERNLNEIAISRLGDIEGDGVIRIGVFSDPHQNYKATDKMAYQMNQATDLDFVAGLGDFTNSAYNLEYDEFIEAIGRLDQININAVGNHDSIGAGPKLYRKAFGKSNFYFESVTYRYIFFNSNNLENPGEFDPQWLKDRVDETGKNIMIFSHVQLRDNERYFNDDATILGYVIEHPRVKVIFNGHNHVYDLSKDHDTIMMQCGRVAGDDGTHWLTITVQAGQFCVKRMDTGVTTCENIK; from the coding sequence ATGATGAAGTGGGCCTTCTATCTTTCGGCATTTGTACTGACCAGTTCCTGCGCGCCATTTGTGGATTCGCCGTTTTCAGACAACTTGCTGCGACCCGAACGCAATTTGAACGAAATCGCCATCAGTCGTCTGGGGGACATTGAAGGCGACGGTGTGATTCGTATTGGGGTGTTCTCTGATCCCCATCAAAACTACAAGGCCACGGACAAGATGGCTTATCAGATGAATCAGGCCACCGATCTTGATTTTGTTGCGGGTTTGGGGGATTTCACCAATTCGGCCTACAATCTGGAATACGATGAATTTATCGAAGCCATCGGCCGTCTGGATCAGATCAACATCAATGCGGTGGGAAATCACGATTCCATCGGAGCGGGGCCAAAGCTTTATCGCAAGGCTTTCGGGAAATCGAATTTCTATTTCGAGTCGGTGACCTATAGATACATTTTCTTTAATTCGAACAATCTTGAAAATCCCGGTGAATTTGATCCGCAGTGGTTGAAGGACCGCGTGGATGAAACCGGCAAAAACATCATGATCTTTTCGCACGTGCAGTTGCGCGATAACGAGCGCTATTTCAATGACGATGCCACGATCCTGGGCTATGTGATCGAACATCCAAGGGTGAAGGTGATCTTTAACGGTCACAACCACGTTTATGATCTTTCGAAGGATCATGACACCATCATGATGCAATGTGGACGGGTGGCGGGTGATGACGGCACTCATTGGCTGACGATCACGGTGCAAGCCGGGCAGTTCTGTGTGAAACGTATGGATACAGGAGTAACCACATGCGAAAACATCAAATAG
- a CDS encoding MBL fold metallo-hydrolase, producing MVKVSRILHAGYVFECEGTRLAFDTIFENPFSRNCHAFPAVEFDQEQIRELKFSAVFISHYHDDHCSLDSLNLLDRTTPIYMYCVFDEIFDWIRQLGFTNVNSLALNTPVRIGEFEVIPRRALDADVDSLFQIKAKGLNILNVVDSWIDYDTLDLLRDQAPWDLVMWPFQTMREIEVIAPRNAVPSDGLIPEEWAEQIKALNPRFVIPSSCQFSMESWSWYNHAFFPVSYAGFQTQIKALLPQAQVVRLNPSCSIVLDHGGVQSSESLPWITPVGPQDVDYDYQPNLVPPKTSEMAKHFPALTPEQTRSVLEYCQRGLLEKYRSMAAPEDVYFEKPRLWRLSVFDHEGQGQEFFYQVHGSEIERLTEARGNIAWATEVALYKLHAALQAGETLTSMYMRINDFDFVAELSSAVAEVDVVEDPLIRCLFNGVFGAYQLAQLRRLTGCQRAAF from the coding sequence ATGGTGAAAGTTTCCCGAATCCTTCATGCCGGTTACGTCTTTGAGTGCGAGGGCACGCGCTTAGCCTTTGATACGATCTTTGAAAATCCCTTCAGTCGTAACTGCCATGCTTTTCCTGCTGTCGAGTTTGACCAAGAGCAGATTCGCGAGCTGAAGTTTTCCGCTGTTTTTATTTCCCATTACCATGATGATCATTGTTCCTTGGACAGTTTGAATCTGCTGGATCGAACCACTCCGATTTACATGTACTGTGTTTTTGACGAAATCTTTGATTGGATTCGTCAGCTGGGATTTACCAATGTGAATTCTTTGGCGTTGAATACGCCAGTTAGAATAGGTGAATTTGAAGTCATTCCGCGCCGGGCTTTGGATGCGGATGTGGATTCCTTGTTTCAGATCAAGGCCAAGGGTTTAAACATTCTGAATGTCGTGGATTCCTGGATTGACTATGACACCTTGGATTTGTTGCGTGATCAGGCCCCGTGGGATCTGGTGATGTGGCCTTTTCAGACGATGCGTGAAATTGAAGTGATCGCTCCAAGAAATGCCGTCCCTTCCGATGGCTTGATCCCGGAAGAGTGGGCCGAACAGATAAAGGCGCTCAATCCTCGTTTCGTGATCCCAAGTTCCTGCCAGTTTTCCATGGAAAGCTGGTCTTGGTACAATCACGCCTTTTTTCCCGTGTCCTATGCGGGTTTTCAAACTCAGATCAAAGCATTATTGCCTCAAGCGCAAGTGGTGCGCCTGAATCCGTCATGCAGCATTGTGCTGGATCATGGCGGGGTTCAATCCTCGGAATCGCTTCCGTGGATAACGCCTGTGGGTCCGCAGGATGTCGATTATGACTATCAGCCGAACCTGGTTCCGCCAAAAACCTCTGAAATGGCTAAGCACTTTCCGGCATTAACGCCCGAACAAACCCGCAGTGTGCTTGAATACTGCCAACGAGGACTTTTGGAAAAGTACCGCTCGATGGCGGCCCCTGAAGATGTCTACTTTGAAAAGCCTCGTCTGTGGCGGCTTTCCGTCTTTGATCATGAAGGTCAAGGACAGGAATTCTTTTATCAGGTCCACGGGTCCGAGATCGAAAGGCTGACGGAAGCCAGAGGCAACATTGCATGGGCAACCGAAGTGGCCCTTTACAAGCTGCACGCGGCTTTGCAGGCAGGCGAGACATTAACATCCATGTATATGCGGATTAATGATTTTGATTTTGTCGCCGAACTAAGTTCTGCCGTGGCTGAAGTGGATGTGGTCGAAGATCCGCTGATTCGCTGTCTGTTCAACGGAGTCTTCGGAGCTTACCAGCTGGCGCAACTTCGCCGCCTGACAGGCTGTCAGAGAGCAGCGTTTTAA
- a CDS encoding exodeoxyribonuclease III, with the protein MKMISWNVNGLRSVHRKNFREWFEKEKADIICLQEIKITDEAIKKDEEFYHPAKYHSSWAFAEKAGYSGLALYSKKEPDDVRIGLGIPKFDIEGRWLEADFGPITVVNSYWPNSQREHTRLPFKLEFCAAAEKRLQALRKKGREVIICGDFNIAHKEIDLRNPKTNMKNAGFLPEERAWMTKFLDKLEWVDSFRKFEQGPDHYTWWSYRPGVREKNIGWRLDYFLVNKEASDRLKAAAHCPDVMGSDHCPVRLTLKK; encoded by the coding sequence ATGAAAATGATCTCTTGGAATGTTAATGGGTTGCGTTCGGTCCACCGCAAAAATTTCCGCGAATGGTTTGAAAAAGAAAAAGCCGACATCATCTGCCTGCAGGAAATTAAAATCACCGACGAAGCCATCAAAAAGGATGAAGAATTCTATCATCCCGCGAAATACCATTCTTCTTGGGCTTTTGCCGAAAAAGCTGGTTATTCCGGCCTGGCACTTTATTCCAAGAAAGAACCCGACGACGTGCGCATCGGATTGGGCATCCCGAAGTTTGATATCGAAGGCCGCTGGCTGGAAGCGGATTTTGGCCCGATCACAGTTGTGAACAGCTACTGGCCCAACAGTCAGCGCGAACACACCCGCTTGCCGTTCAAGCTGGAATTCTGTGCGGCGGCGGAAAAGCGCCTGCAAGCCCTTCGCAAGAAAGGCCGCGAAGTCATCATTTGCGGGGACTTTAATATCGCTCATAAAGAGATTGATCTTAGAAATCCCAAAACCAACATGAAGAACGCGGGCTTCCTTCCGGAAGAGCGCGCATGGATGACCAAGTTCCTGGACAAGCTTGAATGGGTCGACAGCTTCAGAAAGTTTGAACAAGGGCCTGATCATTACACCTGGTGGAGCTATCGCCCCGGAGTTCGCGAAAAGAACATCGGATGGCGCTTGGATTATTTCCTGGTGAATAAAGAGGCTTCTGACCGCCTGAAGGCGGCGGCCCACTGCCCGGACGTGATGGGTTCAGATCACTGCCCGGTGCGCCTGACCCTGAAGAAATAA
- a CDS encoding ArsR/SmtB family transcription factor: protein MQDHLSLTFAALADPTRRAMLAQLSKGEANVSDLAKPFLKEMSLPAVTKHLKVLEKAGLITKSKEAQWRPCKLNGDGLKDVADWMEQYRIFWEESLDRLDAYLKTVTVKEKPKGKKHGRKK from the coding sequence ATGCAAGACCATCTTAGCCTGACCTTTGCCGCTTTAGCAGACCCCACCCGCCGGGCGATGCTGGCTCAGCTTTCAAAAGGTGAAGCCAATGTGTCGGATCTGGCCAAGCCGTTTCTAAAAGAAATGAGCCTGCCTGCTGTCACCAAACATTTAAAGGTGCTGGAAAAAGCGGGCTTGATTACGAAATCCAAAGAAGCGCAGTGGCGCCCCTGCAAACTGAACGGCGATGGCTTGAAAGATGTCGCCGACTGGATGGAGCAATACCGCATCTTCTGGGAAGAAAGTCTTGATCGCTTAGATGCCTACTTAAAAACCGTCACTGTGAAAGAAAAACCGAAAGGGAAAAAACATGGCCGCAAAAAGTAA
- a CDS encoding VOC family protein has product MNEFNIAAQDFLQRVFNKLDAQNIQLDKHWFIDHLCYRVSSLENYNVFKTQFASFAELLIESDVNGRPIATYKFAEPIRFRDWSIQVVELPAPKPGKVTVEGFEHFEVVADSGFDEIKARYPKAVFSESGLKKDFNPELEISLDELAIKFHPLSLESVIRLEKNEAVYAAVKSSGVLKALKVHQPLLVGTYPLGMNVSGSDVDVLINVPDLTAAETLFRKNFSGFENFKIETHAQYAAVTASFDFQGVPFEVFAQVKDTAKQNANLHFLVEERLLHVGGSSLAEKILALRKAGDKTEPAFARALGLSGNPYDELLRLQTLSESELRQLLK; this is encoded by the coding sequence ATGAACGAATTTAACATCGCGGCTCAGGACTTTCTGCAGAGGGTATTCAATAAGTTGGATGCTCAGAATATCCAACTGGATAAGCACTGGTTCATTGATCATCTTTGTTATCGCGTTTCTTCTTTGGAAAACTATAACGTCTTCAAAACGCAGTTCGCGTCCTTTGCCGAACTTTTGATTGAAAGCGACGTGAATGGTCGACCTATTGCCACTTACAAGTTTGCTGAACCTATTCGTTTTAGAGACTGGTCGATTCAGGTGGTCGAACTTCCTGCGCCCAAGCCGGGTAAAGTCACTGTTGAAGGTTTCGAGCACTTTGAAGTGGTTGCAGATAGCGGCTTTGATGAAATCAAGGCTCGTTATCCAAAAGCAGTTTTCAGTGAATCGGGTTTAAAAAAAGATTTTAATCCCGAGCTTGAAATTTCATTGGATGAACTGGCGATCAAATTTCATCCGCTGTCTTTGGAATCTGTTATCCGACTTGAAAAGAACGAAGCCGTTTATGCAGCTGTGAAAAGTTCAGGTGTTCTGAAAGCCCTGAAGGTACATCAGCCCCTGTTGGTGGGAACCTACCCGCTGGGTATGAATGTTTCTGGATCTGATGTGGATGTTCTGATCAACGTTCCAGATCTGACGGCGGCGGAGACCTTGTTTAGAAAGAACTTCTCCGGCTTTGAAAACTTTAAGATCGAAACCCACGCGCAGTATGCTGCGGTGACAGCTTCTTTTGATTTTCAAGGCGTGCCCTTTGAGGTCTTTGCGCAAGTGAAAGATACAGCCAAACAAAATGCAAACCTGCACTTCCTGGTCGAAGAGCGTCTGTTGCATGTGGGTGGATCGTCATTGGCTGAAAAGATTCTGGCTTTACGTAAAGCCGGGGATAAGACCGAGCCGGCTTTTGCCAGGGCTTTGGGGCTGTCCGGGAATCCTTATGACGAGCTTTTGCGATTACAAACACTCAGCGAGTCTGAGCTTCGTCAGCTTCTGAAATAA